The following coding sequences lie in one Spinacia oleracea cultivar Varoflay chromosome 1, BTI_SOV_V1, whole genome shotgun sequence genomic window:
- the LOC110781864 gene encoding putative pentatricopeptide repeat-containing protein At1g12700, mitochondrial, giving the protein MLGTKASVVVDIVARKPSFAFFHGCGNLLHHSPPFLFNFNVNSQFQFSNYARMDIIVDDPQLFLKYVRQECKLGFSQINHALNLFQKMQSLHPLPSVIDFNQLLTAMCKMKPNPPFATVISLSRKLELSGFRPDGYSVAISANCYSRLGCMGFAFSLVGRRLKLGYELDIVVFTTLLNGLIHADNLRGAVKLLDKIVKLGFQPDLVTFGAMFKGLCRNGDNVGALDLLRKMESHGQCQPDNVIYCTLIDSLCKDKLLLEALSLFKEMKIKGILPNVVTYNTLIRGMCTLGQWKDAREMLIEMVDNKIAPNIFTYNTFIDMYCKEGMVGDARALFETMTKRGHIPNIITYNSLLDGYCLRGELDDAEKLMKLMVKDGCQPDIVTFSILVNGYCKHKRLDEALSLFREMPLKGITPNIFSYTNLIDALCKDNQLEYACKLLKEMQFHGITPDVVTYSSLIDGFCHHSLIEEATLLFKDMKSKGVLPNIFTYTILIDGLCEAGRLKEAMDIFSFVVDKGKQSVRTYNVMMKGFCKKGLLTEALELLKKMDNDGHPPDDCTYNTIIKGFLYGDDVSKSLELLNIMTSKGFAGDAKTCSLFVDLLIDP; this is encoded by the coding sequence ATGCTGGGTACCAAAGCTTCTGTAGTTGTCGACATTGTTGCTCGAAAACCTTCATTTGCCTTCTTTCATGGCTGCGGTAATCTTCTTCATCACTCTCCTCCTTTTCTGTTCAATTTCAATGTCAATTCCCAATTTCAATTCTCGAATTATGCAAGAATggatattattgttgatgacCCACAACTGTTCCTGAAGTATGTAAGACAAGAATGTAAATTAGGGTTTTCCCAAATTAATCATGCCCTTAATCTATTCCAAAAGATGCAATCTTTGCACCCCTTACCTTCTGTTATCGATTTTAATCAGCTGTTAACAGCTATGTGTAAGATGAAACCCAACCCCCCTTTTGCCACTGTCATTTCTCTGTCCAGGAAACTTGAGTTGTCTGGTTTCCGCCCAGATGGTTATTCAGTTGCCATCTCCGCCAATTGCTATAGCCGGTTAGGGTGCATGGGTTTCGCGTTCTCCCTTGTCGGTAGACGCCTTAAGCTAGGTTATGAACTCGACATTGTTGTCTTCACCACCTTGCTCAATGGTCTTATTCATGCTGACAATCTCCGCGGAGCTGTTAAGTTGTTAGATAAAATTGTCAAGCTTGGTTTCCAACCCGACCTTGTTACCTTTGGTGCTATGTTTAAAGGTCTTTGTAGAAATGGTGACAATGTAGGTGCTCTCGACTTGCTTAGGAAAATGGAATCTCATGGTCAATGCCAACCCGATAATGTCATATATTGCACCCTCATTGATAGTCTTTGTAAAGACAAGCTTTTACTTGAGGCCCTTAGCCTTTTCAAGGAGATGAAAATCAAGGGAATTTTACCCAATGTCGTCACTTATAATACCTTAATTCGAGGTATGTGCACTCTAGGACAATGGAAAGATGCTCGGGAGATGTTGATTGAGATGGTGGACAACAAAATTGCTCCTAACATTTTTACCTATAATACCTTCATCGACATGTACTGTAAAGAAGGGATGGTAGGTGATGCACGAGCTTTATTTGAGACTATGACTAAGAGAGGCCATATTCCTAATATCATTACTTATAATTCTCTGTTGGATGGATATTGTTTACGTGGAGAATTGGACGATGCAGAAAAGTTAATGAAGTTGATGGTAAAAGATGGTTGCCAACCCGATATTGTGACTTTCAGCATCCTGGTTAATGGGTATTGCAAGCACAAAAGGCTTGACGAAGCTCTAAGTCTTTTCCGGGAGATGCCCCTTAAAGGAATAACCCCTAATATTTTCTCATATACTAATCTTATTGATGCCTTATGCAAAGACAATCAACTCGAATATGCATGCAAGCTTTTGAAGGAGATGCAATTTCATGGAATAACACCGGATGTAGTAACTTATTCTTCATTGATAGATGGCTTCTGTCATCATTCACTGATTGAAGAGGCAACACTCTTGTTTAAGGACATGAAAAGTAAAGGAGTGCTTCCCAATATTTTCACATACACTATCCTAATTGATGGCTTGTGTGAAGCTGGGCGACTTAAAGAGGCGATGGACATCTTCTCCTTTGTTGTAGATAAGGGGAAACAAAGTGTGCGTACATATAATGTAATGATGAAAGGTTTCTGTAAAAAAGGTTTACTAACTGAAGCCCTAGAGCTATTGAAGAAAATGGATAATGATGGACATCCTCCAGATGATTGCACCTACAATACAATTATTAAGGGATTTCTTTATGGTGATGATGTCAGCAAGTCTTTAGAGCTTCTCAACATTATGACCAGCAAAGGGTTTGCAGGTGATGCTAAAACATGTTCGCTATTTGTTGACTTGCTCATTGATCCCTGA
- the LOC110781866 gene encoding peroxisomal membrane protein 11-4: protein MSDDTLDKLVIFLAKRDGIDKLVKTYQYVSKLAHWHLEETQPDLARRFKLWEVAAGMSRKVFRSGRSLSGLNTIRRNPGPTRGLRTLAVLGNAGEMVYFFFDHFTWLSRLGVLDAKLAKKMSFISAFGESVGYIFFIMSDFILMHQGLRKEKLLLKGLEDGEKKEEEVNEGVQKIRGDRVMRLMAVAANVADLVIAVAEIEPNPFCCHAVTLGISGLVSAWAGWYRNWPS from the coding sequence ATGAGCGATGATACCCTAGACAAGCTAGTCATCTTCTTAGCCAAAAGAGATGGCATAGACAAGCTAGTCAAGACTTACCAATATGTCTCCAAGTTAGCCCATTGGCACCTTGAGGAAACCCAACCGGACTTGGCCCGGAGGTTCAAACTATGGGAAGTGGCTGCGGGCATGAGTCGGAAGGTCTTTCGTAGCGGTCGGTCATTGTCAGGCCTCAACACCATAAGGAGGAACCCAGGCCCGACCCGTGGGCTCCGGACCTTGGCCGTCCTAGGGAATGCAGGGGAGATGGTCTACTTCTTCTTTGATCACTTTACTTGGCTATCAAGGCTTGGGGTGTTGGATGCAAAGTTGGCTAAGAAGATGAGCTTCATCTCAGCCTTTGGTGAGTCTGTTGGTTATATTTTCTTCATAATGTCAGACTTCATTCTCATGCATCAAGGGTTGAGGAAGGAGAAACTGCTACTCAAGGGTTTGGAAGATGGTGAAAAGAAGGAAGAGGAGGTGAATGAAGGGGTGCAGAAGATTAGGGGGGATAGAGTGATGAGGTTGATGGCGGTGGCGGCGAATGTGGCGGACTTGGTCATTGCTGTGGCGGAGATCGAGCCAAACCCGTTTTGCTGTCATGCTGTGACGTTAGGGATTAGTGGCCTTGTTTCTGCATGGGCTGGTTGGTATAGAAATTGGCCTTCTTGA